The following proteins come from a genomic window of Crassostrea angulata isolate pt1a10 chromosome 1, ASM2561291v2, whole genome shotgun sequence:
- the LOC128178748 gene encoding zinc finger E-box-binding homeobox 2-like isoform X1, whose protein sequence is MAETDRCGRRKQRNPKRKNVEDEVSDIKQQKTVDVPTANSNHDKASKLDKDLHDGIQSENKDKNCADDTKKKTTKENGSSSDNLKSDKAIKDLKEEVTSVVLPCKQPSCVTNSNNSAEEDKIQEYLNRSDTAVIYPEPVSDPEAQEPEASVPETEEEEEENQDNDSGLEEFILKCVFCTQSYTRSSVLKDHMKSAHPEQPVRYQCPKCEAIFMQKSFLDKHLPTHCPTSQSCKVCNKTFANVYRLQRHMISHDESTDLRKFKCPECGKAFKFKHHLKEHIRIHSGEKPFECPNCHKRFSHSGSYSSHMTSKKCWVAGPKAHTNERVNHMEPTVTYSKPLISKGAFTPPVHMLTSMAQGPFPRVPYLHFDPKGSMPFFTPPPAFVPYSYSMIRHSSPMNPLISLQGKTDCIPSHHSISPSHGSTAQISPDVNSNTQLFSMHKPSVKDSPVIKREPESKEEPSSTDSASAPKERTFKDSKPGDDTEKKTTSDAEDVKPDIKMEEQEKEKIPCHFCSEVFNSAVDQHQHERYLCKANKELLNRSSLSDSSRNSPCSSISDASHRGTPNGSYSAPDTDHEDDSESKKFRMRTHISEEQLAVLKSHYKENPRPRKFELIRIGKEIGKEKRVVQVWFQNMRARDRRQGKHVPYVPSMARFKHSDNSSWKEHSPSHSSYIPVVPNTTRAHGKKMDVPSTSKPEEQPLDLSVRSRTPTPAHASSPCSSTSSSSIPLKSSSLNISGKLDNGAEGSKKEGRLQSSAIYKYLQQEGMLPRHFFGNYLPHPPTSVFQPFLQAHMMASPEAIMSRHFEHRSKSAEPAPKPSFTDINRNSATPMDSKVFFEQNGEKAGRLMIDESQDEDSNCSSDSYSDSEQYRQAMADATLNLATLAEVSLSQRAAMMENSLKSKRLRKKSWRQVHGYMEAEEVQMDLDDSLLDDDNPLKKKRRSWKGHKIDAEEGMYACDQCAKVFSKQSSLARHKYEHSGARPFTCEICGKAFKHKHHLTEHRRLHSGEKPFECKKCGKRFSHSGSYSQHMNHRYKYCKPLREDGFSSS, encoded by the exons TTGAAGATGAAGTAAGTGATATCAAGCAACAGAAAACTGTGGACGTTCCCACAGCCAACAGCAACCATGACAAAGCAAGCAAACTTGACAAAGATCTCCATGACGGAATCCAGTCGGAAAACAAAG aCAAAAACTGTGCAGATGATACCAAGAAGAAGACCACCAAAGAAAATGGATCCTCCTCTGATAACCTGAAGTCTGACAAGGCAATTAAGGATTTGAAG GAGGAGGTGACATCTGTTGTGTTGCCATGTAAACAGCCATCCTGTGTGACCAATTCCAACAACAGCGCTGAGGAGGACAAAATTCAGGAGTACCTGAACCGCAGTGACACCGCAGTAATCTACCCTGAGCCGGTCAGTGACCCCGAGGCCCAGGAGCCCGAGGCCAGCGTCCCAGAGACAGAGGAAGAGGAGGAGGAAAATCAAGACAATG ACAGTGGATTGGAGGAGTTCATTCTCAAGTGCGTCTTCTGCACCCAGTCCTACACGAGGTCATCTGTCCTCAAGGATCACATGAAGAGTGCCCATCCAGAGCAGCCAGTCAGATACCAGTGTCCCAAGTGTGAGGCCATCTTCATGCAGAAGTCCTTCCTAGACAAGCACCTACCTACCCACTGTCCCACCTCCCAGTCCTGTAAGGTCTGCAACAAGACGTTTGCCAATGTGTACCGCCTGCAGAGACACATGATCAGTCACGACGAGAGCACGGACCTACGCAAGTTCAAGTGTCCCGAGTGTGGCAAGGCATTCAAGTTCAAGCACCACCTGAAGGAACATATCCGGATACACAGCGGAGAGAAACCTTTTGAGTGTCCAAACTGCCACAAGCGATTCAGCCACTCCGGATCCTACAGCAGTCACATGACCTCCAAGAAGTGCTGGGTGGCAGGACCAAAGGCCCACACCAATGAGCGAGTCAACCACATGGAGCCAACAGTCACCTATTCCAAGCCTCTCATTTCCAAGGGAGCCTTCACTCCTCCTGTCCACATGTTGACTTCCATGGCTCAAGGACCATTCCCAAGAGTTCCATATCTGCATTTCGATCCGAAAGGAAGCATGCCATTCTTTACTCCACCTCCAGCCTTTGTACCATACTCATATTCCATGATTCGTCACAGCTCACCCATGAATCCACTCATCTCTCTTCAAGGGAAGACAGACTGTATTCCTTCTCATCACAGCATTAGCCCATCCCATGGAAGTACTGCTCAGATATCTCCAGACGTCAATTCCAACACTCAGCTTTTTTCCATGCACAAGCCCTCAGTCAAGGACAGTCCTGTAATCAAGAGAGAGCCTGAATCCAAAGAAGAGCCATCTTCAACTGATTCTGCATCAGCACCAAAGGAGAGAACTTTCAAGGATAGCAAGCCAGGGGATGACACAGAGAAGAAGACCACATCAGATGCAGAGGATGTCAAACCTGATATAAAGATGGAGGAGCAGGAAAAGGAAAAGATCCCTTGTCACTTCTGCAGCGAGGTCTTCAACAGTGCAGTGGATCAGCATCAGCATGAGCGATACCTGTGCAAGGCCAACAAGGAACTTCTAAATAGATCTTCATTAAGTGACAGTTCCAGAAACTCTCCATGCAGTTCCATCTCAGATGCCAGTCATCGTGGGACCCCAAATGGCAGCTATAGTGCCCCAGACACAGACCATGAAGATGACAGTGAGTCCAAGAAGTTCAGAATGCGCACACACATTAGTGAAGAGCAGTTGGCAGTGCTGAAATCCCACTACAAGGAAAATCCAAGGCCAAGGAAGTTTGAGCTGATCCGCATTGGGAAGGAAATCGGGAAAGAGAAAAGGGTTGTACAGGTGTGGTTCCAGAACATGAGAGCCAGAGACAGACGTCAAGGGAAGCATGTGCCATACGTCCCCTCCATGGCCAGGTTTAAGCATAGCGATAACAGTTCATGGAAGGAACATTCACCCAGTCACTCCAGCTACATCCCCGTTGTACCCAACACAACCAGAGCACATGGGAAGAAAATGGATGTTCCATCCACCAGCAAGCCAGAGGAACAGCCTTTGGATCTTAGTGTACGAAGCAGAACACCTACACCAGCCCATGCAAGCAGTCCCTGCTCCTCTACTAGTTCCTCAAGTATTCCTCTCAAGTCCTCATCTCTGAACATCAGTGGGAAGCTGGACAACGGTGCAGAAGGATCTAAGAAAGAAGGTCGACTTCAGAGTTCAGCCATCTACAAGTACCTACAGCAAGAGGGAATGCTTCCAAGACATTTTTTTGGGAACTACTTGCCTCATCCACCAACATCAGTGTTCCAGCCATTTCTGCAAGCACACATGATGGCTAGTCCAGAGGCCATCATGAGTCGCCACTTCGAACACCGTTCCAAATCTGCAGAACCAGCTCCAAAACCAAGTTTCACAGACATCAACAGAAACAGTGCTACTCCAATGGACTCTAAAGTCTTCTTTGAGCAGAACGGCGAAAAAGCAGGCCGGCTTATGATTGACGAGAGCCAAGATGAGGACTCCAACTGCTCGAGCGACAGCTACAGCGACAGTGAGCAGTACCGACAGGCCATGGCCGATGCCACCTTGAACCTAGCCACCCTCGCCGAGGTCAGCCTGTCCCAGAGAGCAGCCATGATGGAGAACTCCCTCAAGTCCAAGCGCCTGAGGAAGAAAAGCTGGCGGCAGGTACACGGCTAT ATGGAAGCAGAAGAGGTACAAATGGACCTGGATGACTCGTTGCTTGATGATGACAACCCTCTGAAGAAGAAGCGAAGGAGCTGGAAGGGACACAAGATTGATGCGGAGGAGGGAATGTATGCATGTGACCAGTGTGCTAAAGTCTTCTCCAAGCAGAGCTCCCTGGCCAGACACAAATACGAACACTCTG GTGCTCGCCCCTTTACATGTGAGATCTGTGGAAAGGCCTTCAAACACAAGCATCACCTGACGGAGCACCGGCGACTACACTCCGGGGAGAAGCCGTTCGAGTGCAAGAAATGTGGCAAGCGCTTCAGTCACTCAGGGTCGTACAGCCAGCACATGAACCACCGCTACAAGTACTGTAAACCGCTCCGAGAGGACGGCTTCAGCTCCTCCTAA
- the LOC128178748 gene encoding zinc finger E-box-binding homeobox 2-like isoform X2, whose translation MAETDRCGRRKQRNPKRKNVEDEVSDIKQQKTVDVPTANSNHDKASKLDKDLHDGIQSENKDKNCADDTKKKTTKENGSSSDNLKSDKAIKDLKEEVTSVVLPCKQPSCVTNSNNSAEEDKIQEYLNRSDTAVIYPEPVSDPEAQEPEASVPETEEEEEENQDNDSGLEEFILKCVFCTQSYTRSSVLKDHMKSAHPEQPVRYQCPKCEAIFMQKSFLDKHLPTHCPTSQSCKVCNKTFANVYRLQRHMISHDESTDLRKFKCPECGKAFKFKHHLKEHIRIHSGEKPFECPNCHKRFSHSGSYSSHMTSKKCWVAGPKAHTNERVNHMEPTVTYSKPLISKGAFTPPVHMLTSMAQGPFPRVPYLHFDPKGSMPFFTPPPAFVPYSYSMIRHSSPMNPLISLQGKTDCIPSHHSISPSHGSTAQISPDVNSNTQLFSMHKPSVKDSPVIKREPESKEEPSSTDSASAPKERTFKDSKPGDDTEKKTTSDAEDVKPDIKMEEQEKEKIPCHFCSEVFNSAVDQHQHERYLCKANKELLNRSSLSDSSRNSPCSSISDASHRGTPNGSYSAPDTDHEDDSESKKFRMRTHISEEQLAVLKSHYKENPRPRKFELIRIGKEIGKEKRVVQVWFQNMRARDRRQGKHVPYVPSMARFKHSDNSSWKEHSPSHSSYIPVVPNTTRAHGKKMDVPSTSKPEEQPLDLSVRSRTPTPAHASSPCSSTSSSSIPLKSSSLNISGKLDNGAEGSKKEGRLQSSAIYKYLQQEGMLPRHFFGNYLPHPPTSVFQPFLQAHMMASPEAIMSRHFEHRSKSAEPAPKPSFTDINRNSATPMDSKVFFEQNGEKAGRLMIDESQDEDSNCSSDSYSDSEQYRQAMADATLNLATLAEVSLSQRAAMMENSLKSKRLRKKSWRQMEAEEVQMDLDDSLLDDDNPLKKKRRSWKGHKIDAEEGMYACDQCAKVFSKQSSLARHKYEHSGARPFTCEICGKAFKHKHHLTEHRRLHSGEKPFECKKCGKRFSHSGSYSQHMNHRYKYCKPLREDGFSSS comes from the exons TTGAAGATGAAGTAAGTGATATCAAGCAACAGAAAACTGTGGACGTTCCCACAGCCAACAGCAACCATGACAAAGCAAGCAAACTTGACAAAGATCTCCATGACGGAATCCAGTCGGAAAACAAAG aCAAAAACTGTGCAGATGATACCAAGAAGAAGACCACCAAAGAAAATGGATCCTCCTCTGATAACCTGAAGTCTGACAAGGCAATTAAGGATTTGAAG GAGGAGGTGACATCTGTTGTGTTGCCATGTAAACAGCCATCCTGTGTGACCAATTCCAACAACAGCGCTGAGGAGGACAAAATTCAGGAGTACCTGAACCGCAGTGACACCGCAGTAATCTACCCTGAGCCGGTCAGTGACCCCGAGGCCCAGGAGCCCGAGGCCAGCGTCCCAGAGACAGAGGAAGAGGAGGAGGAAAATCAAGACAATG ACAGTGGATTGGAGGAGTTCATTCTCAAGTGCGTCTTCTGCACCCAGTCCTACACGAGGTCATCTGTCCTCAAGGATCACATGAAGAGTGCCCATCCAGAGCAGCCAGTCAGATACCAGTGTCCCAAGTGTGAGGCCATCTTCATGCAGAAGTCCTTCCTAGACAAGCACCTACCTACCCACTGTCCCACCTCCCAGTCCTGTAAGGTCTGCAACAAGACGTTTGCCAATGTGTACCGCCTGCAGAGACACATGATCAGTCACGACGAGAGCACGGACCTACGCAAGTTCAAGTGTCCCGAGTGTGGCAAGGCATTCAAGTTCAAGCACCACCTGAAGGAACATATCCGGATACACAGCGGAGAGAAACCTTTTGAGTGTCCAAACTGCCACAAGCGATTCAGCCACTCCGGATCCTACAGCAGTCACATGACCTCCAAGAAGTGCTGGGTGGCAGGACCAAAGGCCCACACCAATGAGCGAGTCAACCACATGGAGCCAACAGTCACCTATTCCAAGCCTCTCATTTCCAAGGGAGCCTTCACTCCTCCTGTCCACATGTTGACTTCCATGGCTCAAGGACCATTCCCAAGAGTTCCATATCTGCATTTCGATCCGAAAGGAAGCATGCCATTCTTTACTCCACCTCCAGCCTTTGTACCATACTCATATTCCATGATTCGTCACAGCTCACCCATGAATCCACTCATCTCTCTTCAAGGGAAGACAGACTGTATTCCTTCTCATCACAGCATTAGCCCATCCCATGGAAGTACTGCTCAGATATCTCCAGACGTCAATTCCAACACTCAGCTTTTTTCCATGCACAAGCCCTCAGTCAAGGACAGTCCTGTAATCAAGAGAGAGCCTGAATCCAAAGAAGAGCCATCTTCAACTGATTCTGCATCAGCACCAAAGGAGAGAACTTTCAAGGATAGCAAGCCAGGGGATGACACAGAGAAGAAGACCACATCAGATGCAGAGGATGTCAAACCTGATATAAAGATGGAGGAGCAGGAAAAGGAAAAGATCCCTTGTCACTTCTGCAGCGAGGTCTTCAACAGTGCAGTGGATCAGCATCAGCATGAGCGATACCTGTGCAAGGCCAACAAGGAACTTCTAAATAGATCTTCATTAAGTGACAGTTCCAGAAACTCTCCATGCAGTTCCATCTCAGATGCCAGTCATCGTGGGACCCCAAATGGCAGCTATAGTGCCCCAGACACAGACCATGAAGATGACAGTGAGTCCAAGAAGTTCAGAATGCGCACACACATTAGTGAAGAGCAGTTGGCAGTGCTGAAATCCCACTACAAGGAAAATCCAAGGCCAAGGAAGTTTGAGCTGATCCGCATTGGGAAGGAAATCGGGAAAGAGAAAAGGGTTGTACAGGTGTGGTTCCAGAACATGAGAGCCAGAGACAGACGTCAAGGGAAGCATGTGCCATACGTCCCCTCCATGGCCAGGTTTAAGCATAGCGATAACAGTTCATGGAAGGAACATTCACCCAGTCACTCCAGCTACATCCCCGTTGTACCCAACACAACCAGAGCACATGGGAAGAAAATGGATGTTCCATCCACCAGCAAGCCAGAGGAACAGCCTTTGGATCTTAGTGTACGAAGCAGAACACCTACACCAGCCCATGCAAGCAGTCCCTGCTCCTCTACTAGTTCCTCAAGTATTCCTCTCAAGTCCTCATCTCTGAACATCAGTGGGAAGCTGGACAACGGTGCAGAAGGATCTAAGAAAGAAGGTCGACTTCAGAGTTCAGCCATCTACAAGTACCTACAGCAAGAGGGAATGCTTCCAAGACATTTTTTTGGGAACTACTTGCCTCATCCACCAACATCAGTGTTCCAGCCATTTCTGCAAGCACACATGATGGCTAGTCCAGAGGCCATCATGAGTCGCCACTTCGAACACCGTTCCAAATCTGCAGAACCAGCTCCAAAACCAAGTTTCACAGACATCAACAGAAACAGTGCTACTCCAATGGACTCTAAAGTCTTCTTTGAGCAGAACGGCGAAAAAGCAGGCCGGCTTATGATTGACGAGAGCCAAGATGAGGACTCCAACTGCTCGAGCGACAGCTACAGCGACAGTGAGCAGTACCGACAGGCCATGGCCGATGCCACCTTGAACCTAGCCACCCTCGCCGAGGTCAGCCTGTCCCAGAGAGCAGCCATGATGGAGAACTCCCTCAAGTCCAAGCGCCTGAGGAAGAAAAGCTGGCGGCAG ATGGAAGCAGAAGAGGTACAAATGGACCTGGATGACTCGTTGCTTGATGATGACAACCCTCTGAAGAAGAAGCGAAGGAGCTGGAAGGGACACAAGATTGATGCGGAGGAGGGAATGTATGCATGTGACCAGTGTGCTAAAGTCTTCTCCAAGCAGAGCTCCCTGGCCAGACACAAATACGAACACTCTG GTGCTCGCCCCTTTACATGTGAGATCTGTGGAAAGGCCTTCAAACACAAGCATCACCTGACGGAGCACCGGCGACTACACTCCGGGGAGAAGCCGTTCGAGTGCAAGAAATGTGGCAAGCGCTTCAGTCACTCAGGGTCGTACAGCCAGCACATGAACCACCGCTACAAGTACTGTAAACCGCTCCGAGAGGACGGCTTCAGCTCCTCCTAA
- the LOC128178748 gene encoding zinc finger E-box-binding homeobox 2-like isoform X4: MVIALTWWSVEDEVSDIKQQKTVDVPTANSNHDKASKLDKDLHDGIQSENKDKNCADDTKKKTTKENGSSSDNLKSDKAIKDLKEEVTSVVLPCKQPSCVTNSNNSAEEDKIQEYLNRSDTAVIYPEPVSDPEAQEPEASVPETEEEEEENQDNDSGLEEFILKCVFCTQSYTRSSVLKDHMKSAHPEQPVRYQCPKCEAIFMQKSFLDKHLPTHCPTSQSCKVCNKTFANVYRLQRHMISHDESTDLRKFKCPECGKAFKFKHHLKEHIRIHSGEKPFECPNCHKRFSHSGSYSSHMTSKKCWVAGPKAHTNERVNHMEPTVTYSKPLISKGAFTPPVHMLTSMAQGPFPRVPYLHFDPKGSMPFFTPPPAFVPYSYSMIRHSSPMNPLISLQGKTDCIPSHHSISPSHGSTAQISPDVNSNTQLFSMHKPSVKDSPVIKREPESKEEPSSTDSASAPKERTFKDSKPGDDTEKKTTSDAEDVKPDIKMEEQEKEKIPCHFCSEVFNSAVDQHQHERYLCKANKELLNRSSLSDSSRNSPCSSISDASHRGTPNGSYSAPDTDHEDDSESKKFRMRTHISEEQLAVLKSHYKENPRPRKFELIRIGKEIGKEKRVVQVWFQNMRARDRRQGKHVPYVPSMARFKHSDNSSWKEHSPSHSSYIPVVPNTTRAHGKKMDVPSTSKPEEQPLDLSVRSRTPTPAHASSPCSSTSSSSIPLKSSSLNISGKLDNGAEGSKKEGRLQSSAIYKYLQQEGMLPRHFFGNYLPHPPTSVFQPFLQAHMMASPEAIMSRHFEHRSKSAEPAPKPSFTDINRNSATPMDSKVFFEQNGEKAGRLMIDESQDEDSNCSSDSYSDSEQYRQAMADATLNLATLAEVSLSQRAAMMENSLKSKRLRKKSWRQVHGYMEAEEVQMDLDDSLLDDDNPLKKKRRSWKGHKIDAEEGMYACDQCAKVFSKQSSLARHKYEHSGARPFTCEICGKAFKHKHHLTEHRRLHSGEKPFECKKCGKRFSHSGSYSQHMNHRYKYCKPLREDGFSSS, from the exons TTGAAGATGAAGTAAGTGATATCAAGCAACAGAAAACTGTGGACGTTCCCACAGCCAACAGCAACCATGACAAAGCAAGCAAACTTGACAAAGATCTCCATGACGGAATCCAGTCGGAAAACAAAG aCAAAAACTGTGCAGATGATACCAAGAAGAAGACCACCAAAGAAAATGGATCCTCCTCTGATAACCTGAAGTCTGACAAGGCAATTAAGGATTTGAAG GAGGAGGTGACATCTGTTGTGTTGCCATGTAAACAGCCATCCTGTGTGACCAATTCCAACAACAGCGCTGAGGAGGACAAAATTCAGGAGTACCTGAACCGCAGTGACACCGCAGTAATCTACCCTGAGCCGGTCAGTGACCCCGAGGCCCAGGAGCCCGAGGCCAGCGTCCCAGAGACAGAGGAAGAGGAGGAGGAAAATCAAGACAATG ACAGTGGATTGGAGGAGTTCATTCTCAAGTGCGTCTTCTGCACCCAGTCCTACACGAGGTCATCTGTCCTCAAGGATCACATGAAGAGTGCCCATCCAGAGCAGCCAGTCAGATACCAGTGTCCCAAGTGTGAGGCCATCTTCATGCAGAAGTCCTTCCTAGACAAGCACCTACCTACCCACTGTCCCACCTCCCAGTCCTGTAAGGTCTGCAACAAGACGTTTGCCAATGTGTACCGCCTGCAGAGACACATGATCAGTCACGACGAGAGCACGGACCTACGCAAGTTCAAGTGTCCCGAGTGTGGCAAGGCATTCAAGTTCAAGCACCACCTGAAGGAACATATCCGGATACACAGCGGAGAGAAACCTTTTGAGTGTCCAAACTGCCACAAGCGATTCAGCCACTCCGGATCCTACAGCAGTCACATGACCTCCAAGAAGTGCTGGGTGGCAGGACCAAAGGCCCACACCAATGAGCGAGTCAACCACATGGAGCCAACAGTCACCTATTCCAAGCCTCTCATTTCCAAGGGAGCCTTCACTCCTCCTGTCCACATGTTGACTTCCATGGCTCAAGGACCATTCCCAAGAGTTCCATATCTGCATTTCGATCCGAAAGGAAGCATGCCATTCTTTACTCCACCTCCAGCCTTTGTACCATACTCATATTCCATGATTCGTCACAGCTCACCCATGAATCCACTCATCTCTCTTCAAGGGAAGACAGACTGTATTCCTTCTCATCACAGCATTAGCCCATCCCATGGAAGTACTGCTCAGATATCTCCAGACGTCAATTCCAACACTCAGCTTTTTTCCATGCACAAGCCCTCAGTCAAGGACAGTCCTGTAATCAAGAGAGAGCCTGAATCCAAAGAAGAGCCATCTTCAACTGATTCTGCATCAGCACCAAAGGAGAGAACTTTCAAGGATAGCAAGCCAGGGGATGACACAGAGAAGAAGACCACATCAGATGCAGAGGATGTCAAACCTGATATAAAGATGGAGGAGCAGGAAAAGGAAAAGATCCCTTGTCACTTCTGCAGCGAGGTCTTCAACAGTGCAGTGGATCAGCATCAGCATGAGCGATACCTGTGCAAGGCCAACAAGGAACTTCTAAATAGATCTTCATTAAGTGACAGTTCCAGAAACTCTCCATGCAGTTCCATCTCAGATGCCAGTCATCGTGGGACCCCAAATGGCAGCTATAGTGCCCCAGACACAGACCATGAAGATGACAGTGAGTCCAAGAAGTTCAGAATGCGCACACACATTAGTGAAGAGCAGTTGGCAGTGCTGAAATCCCACTACAAGGAAAATCCAAGGCCAAGGAAGTTTGAGCTGATCCGCATTGGGAAGGAAATCGGGAAAGAGAAAAGGGTTGTACAGGTGTGGTTCCAGAACATGAGAGCCAGAGACAGACGTCAAGGGAAGCATGTGCCATACGTCCCCTCCATGGCCAGGTTTAAGCATAGCGATAACAGTTCATGGAAGGAACATTCACCCAGTCACTCCAGCTACATCCCCGTTGTACCCAACACAACCAGAGCACATGGGAAGAAAATGGATGTTCCATCCACCAGCAAGCCAGAGGAACAGCCTTTGGATCTTAGTGTACGAAGCAGAACACCTACACCAGCCCATGCAAGCAGTCCCTGCTCCTCTACTAGTTCCTCAAGTATTCCTCTCAAGTCCTCATCTCTGAACATCAGTGGGAAGCTGGACAACGGTGCAGAAGGATCTAAGAAAGAAGGTCGACTTCAGAGTTCAGCCATCTACAAGTACCTACAGCAAGAGGGAATGCTTCCAAGACATTTTTTTGGGAACTACTTGCCTCATCCACCAACATCAGTGTTCCAGCCATTTCTGCAAGCACACATGATGGCTAGTCCAGAGGCCATCATGAGTCGCCACTTCGAACACCGTTCCAAATCTGCAGAACCAGCTCCAAAACCAAGTTTCACAGACATCAACAGAAACAGTGCTACTCCAATGGACTCTAAAGTCTTCTTTGAGCAGAACGGCGAAAAAGCAGGCCGGCTTATGATTGACGAGAGCCAAGATGAGGACTCCAACTGCTCGAGCGACAGCTACAGCGACAGTGAGCAGTACCGACAGGCCATGGCCGATGCCACCTTGAACCTAGCCACCCTCGCCGAGGTCAGCCTGTCCCAGAGAGCAGCCATGATGGAGAACTCCCTCAAGTCCAAGCGCCTGAGGAAGAAAAGCTGGCGGCAGGTACACGGCTAT ATGGAAGCAGAAGAGGTACAAATGGACCTGGATGACTCGTTGCTTGATGATGACAACCCTCTGAAGAAGAAGCGAAGGAGCTGGAAGGGACACAAGATTGATGCGGAGGAGGGAATGTATGCATGTGACCAGTGTGCTAAAGTCTTCTCCAAGCAGAGCTCCCTGGCCAGACACAAATACGAACACTCTG GTGCTCGCCCCTTTACATGTGAGATCTGTGGAAAGGCCTTCAAACACAAGCATCACCTGACGGAGCACCGGCGACTACACTCCGGGGAGAAGCCGTTCGAGTGCAAGAAATGTGGCAAGCGCTTCAGTCACTCAGGGTCGTACAGCCAGCACATGAACCACCGCTACAAGTACTGTAAACCGCTCCGAGAGGACGGCTTCAGCTCCTCCTAA